From the genome of Nasonia vitripennis strain AsymCx chromosome 1, Nvit_psr_1.1, whole genome shotgun sequence, one region includes:
- the LOC100123960 gene encoding ran-binding protein 3 isoform X1 encodes MMASYSVQFVLLALCCTPGQPAVPITKSKSPTVCSHSPVGANMADCKESNEASKDPEPPVTMKFDSPEESSDNSANDEAEKPVTEKDSDNSSSSSSMTNSTSLSERQSSEANSKKNPTSFPGMVPKSFGRDHWSPDLYSGSSKPKSALLRPSQLNAVTTNSSSTTTKSVLKPAKFQNPFTKVTDIDDVESASSTQNTKDQDTSKDSDKEEKDKQSDEQKEDKEKEAPKFLALNKTKETKENENILNSTMAASASTPSFVFGQNLKERVAVAHDADSSDGSEKEEPKEEPANENGSSELMFSNAAAVCRSTAKPGLTLSQAAQEMEEANRANKRKYSEVTLLTGEEDETNVLQINCKLFAFDKATSSYQERGRGSLRLNDKDEESRLVGRAAGTQRLVLNTKVWPGMTVERAGPKSLRLTAMDVQGDIRIFVVQAAQKEVEQLHNLLMQRLKRAQDRQPKKVAAEPH; translated from the exons ATGATGGCGTCCTATTCG GTACAGTTTGTACTGCTGGCGCTGTGCTGCACTCCCGGCCAACCAGCCGTGCCTATAACAAAATCCAAATCACCCACAGTGTGCAGCCACAGTCCTGTAGGCGCAAACATGGCGGACTGCAAGG AGAGCAACGAGGCATCCAAGGATCCCGAGCCGCCGGTCACCATGAAGTTCGACAGCCCCGAGGAGTCCAGTGACAACTCTGCCAACG ATGAAGCAGAGAAGCCAGTCACCGAGAAAGATTCTGACAACTCCTCTTCATCCAGCAGCATGACTAACAGTACTTCGCTTTCGGAACGACAGAGCAGCGAAGCAAATTCCAAAAAAA ATCCTACTTCATTTCCAGGAATGGTGCCAAAATCGTTTGGAAGGGACCATTGGTCTCCAGATTTGTACAGTGGCAGCAGCAAGCCAAAATCGGCATTGCTAAGGCCATCTCAACTTAATGCTGTGACTACTAATTCATCCAGCACCACAACCAAAAGTGTTCTGAAGCCAGCAAAATTCCAAAACCCGTTCACAAAGGTAACTGATATCGATGATGTCGAGTCAGCTTCCTCCACACAGAACACCAAGGACCAAGATACCTCGAAAGACAGTGACAAAGAGGAAAAAGACAAGCAGAGCGACGAACAGAAGGAGGATAAAGAAAAGGAAGCACCCAAATTCCTAGCGCTAAACAAGACAAAGGAGACCAAGGAGAACGAGAACATTTTGAACAGCACGATGGCGGCGAGTGCATCGACGCCAAGCTTTGTATTCGGACAGAATCTAAAGGAACGCGTTGCGGTGGCTCACGATGCCGACAGCTCCGATGGTTCTGAAAAAGAAGAGCCCAAGGAAGAGCCGGCTAACGAAAATGGTTCTTCAGAGCTGATGTTCTCAAACGCCGCGGCAGTTTGTCGTAGCACAGCCAAGCCCGGGCTTACCTTGTCACAAGCTGCCCAGGAGATGGAAGAAGCGAATCGCGCAAACAAGAGAAAGTACAGTGAAGTGACGCTGTTAACCGGAGAGGAGGACGAAACGAACGTTTTACAAATCAACTGCAAACTTTTTGCTTTTGATAAA GCAACAAGTAGTTATCAGGAGCGGGGTCGAGGCTCTCTGCGCCTGAACGACAAGGACGAGGAGTCGCGGCTGGTGGGCCGTGCCGCAGGCACCCAGAGGCTGGTACTCAATACAAAGGTGTGGCCGGGCATGACGGTCGAGCGGGCAGGGCCAAAATCGCTGCGGCTCACTGCCATGGATGTCCAGGGTGATATCAGGATCTTTGTAGTGCAGGCCGCGCAGAAGGAAGTCGAGCAGCTGCATAATCTACTGATGCAGCGGTTGAAGCGTGCACAAGATCGACAACCCAAGAAGGTGGCCGCTGAGCCTCACTGA
- the LOC100123960 gene encoding ran-binding protein 3 isoform X3, with protein MMASYSVQFVLLALCCTPGQPAVPITKSKSPTVCSHSPVGANMADCKESNEASKDPEPPVTMKFDSPEESSDNSANDEAEKPVTEKDSDNSSSSSSMTNSTSLSERQSSEANSKKRMVPKSFGRDHWSPDLYSGSSKPKSALLRPSQLNAVTTNSSSTTTKSVLKPAKFQNPFTKVTDIDDVESASSTQNTKDQDTSKDSDKEEKDKQSDEQKEDKEKEAPKFLALNKTKETKENENILNSTMAASASTPSFVFGQNLKERVAVAHDADSSDGSEKEEPKEEPANENGSSELMFSNAAAVCRSTAKPGLTLSQAAQEMEEANRANKRKYSEVTLLTGEEDETNVLQINCKLFAFDKATSSYQERGRGSLRLNDKDEESRLVGRAAGTQRLVLNTKVWPGMTVERAGPKSLRLTAMDVQGDIRIFVVQAAQKEVEQLHNLLMQRLKRAQDRQPKKVAAEPH; from the exons ATGATGGCGTCCTATTCG GTACAGTTTGTACTGCTGGCGCTGTGCTGCACTCCCGGCCAACCAGCCGTGCCTATAACAAAATCCAAATCACCCACAGTGTGCAGCCACAGTCCTGTAGGCGCAAACATGGCGGACTGCAAGG AGAGCAACGAGGCATCCAAGGATCCCGAGCCGCCGGTCACCATGAAGTTCGACAGCCCCGAGGAGTCCAGTGACAACTCTGCCAACG ATGAAGCAGAGAAGCCAGTCACCGAGAAAGATTCTGACAACTCCTCTTCATCCAGCAGCATGACTAACAGTACTTCGCTTTCGGAACGACAGAGCAGCGAAGCAAATTCCAAAAAAA GAATGGTGCCAAAATCGTTTGGAAGGGACCATTGGTCTCCAGATTTGTACAGTGGCAGCAGCAAGCCAAAATCGGCATTGCTAAGGCCATCTCAACTTAATGCTGTGACTACTAATTCATCCAGCACCACAACCAAAAGTGTTCTGAAGCCAGCAAAATTCCAAAACCCGTTCACAAAGGTAACTGATATCGATGATGTCGAGTCAGCTTCCTCCACACAGAACACCAAGGACCAAGATACCTCGAAAGACAGTGACAAAGAGGAAAAAGACAAGCAGAGCGACGAACAGAAGGAGGATAAAGAAAAGGAAGCACCCAAATTCCTAGCGCTAAACAAGACAAAGGAGACCAAGGAGAACGAGAACATTTTGAACAGCACGATGGCGGCGAGTGCATCGACGCCAAGCTTTGTATTCGGACAGAATCTAAAGGAACGCGTTGCGGTGGCTCACGATGCCGACAGCTCCGATGGTTCTGAAAAAGAAGAGCCCAAGGAAGAGCCGGCTAACGAAAATGGTTCTTCAGAGCTGATGTTCTCAAACGCCGCGGCAGTTTGTCGTAGCACAGCCAAGCCCGGGCTTACCTTGTCACAAGCTGCCCAGGAGATGGAAGAAGCGAATCGCGCAAACAAGAGAAAGTACAGTGAAGTGACGCTGTTAACCGGAGAGGAGGACGAAACGAACGTTTTACAAATCAACTGCAAACTTTTTGCTTTTGATAAA GCAACAAGTAGTTATCAGGAGCGGGGTCGAGGCTCTCTGCGCCTGAACGACAAGGACGAGGAGTCGCGGCTGGTGGGCCGTGCCGCAGGCACCCAGAGGCTGGTACTCAATACAAAGGTGTGGCCGGGCATGACGGTCGAGCGGGCAGGGCCAAAATCGCTGCGGCTCACTGCCATGGATGTCCAGGGTGATATCAGGATCTTTGTAGTGCAGGCCGCGCAGAAGGAAGTCGAGCAGCTGCATAATCTACTGATGCAGCGGTTGAAGCGTGCACAAGATCGACAACCCAAGAAGGTGGCCGCTGAGCCTCACTGA
- the LOC100123960 gene encoding ran-binding protein 3 isoform X6: MMASYSVQFVLLALCCTPGQPAVPITKSKSPTVCSHSPVGANMADCKESNEASKDPEPPVTMKFDSPEESSDNSANGMVPKSFGRDHWSPDLYSGSSKPKSALLRPSQLNAVTTNSSSTTTKSVLKPAKFQNPFTKVTDIDDVESASSTQNTKDQDTSKDSDKEEKDKQSDEQKEDKEKEAPKFLALNKTKETKENENILNSTMAASASTPSFVFGQNLKERVAVAHDADSSDGSEKEEPKEEPANENGSSELMFSNAAAVCRSTAKPGLTLSQAAQEMEEANRANKRKYSEVTLLTGEEDETNVLQINCKLFAFDKATSSYQERGRGSLRLNDKDEESRLVGRAAGTQRLVLNTKVWPGMTVERAGPKSLRLTAMDVQGDIRIFVVQAAQKEVEQLHNLLMQRLKRAQDRQPKKVAAEPH, translated from the exons ATGATGGCGTCCTATTCG GTACAGTTTGTACTGCTGGCGCTGTGCTGCACTCCCGGCCAACCAGCCGTGCCTATAACAAAATCCAAATCACCCACAGTGTGCAGCCACAGTCCTGTAGGCGCAAACATGGCGGACTGCAAGG AGAGCAACGAGGCATCCAAGGATCCCGAGCCGCCGGTCACCATGAAGTTCGACAGCCCCGAGGAGTCCAGTGACAACTCTGCCAACG GAATGGTGCCAAAATCGTTTGGAAGGGACCATTGGTCTCCAGATTTGTACAGTGGCAGCAGCAAGCCAAAATCGGCATTGCTAAGGCCATCTCAACTTAATGCTGTGACTACTAATTCATCCAGCACCACAACCAAAAGTGTTCTGAAGCCAGCAAAATTCCAAAACCCGTTCACAAAGGTAACTGATATCGATGATGTCGAGTCAGCTTCCTCCACACAGAACACCAAGGACCAAGATACCTCGAAAGACAGTGACAAAGAGGAAAAAGACAAGCAGAGCGACGAACAGAAGGAGGATAAAGAAAAGGAAGCACCCAAATTCCTAGCGCTAAACAAGACAAAGGAGACCAAGGAGAACGAGAACATTTTGAACAGCACGATGGCGGCGAGTGCATCGACGCCAAGCTTTGTATTCGGACAGAATCTAAAGGAACGCGTTGCGGTGGCTCACGATGCCGACAGCTCCGATGGTTCTGAAAAAGAAGAGCCCAAGGAAGAGCCGGCTAACGAAAATGGTTCTTCAGAGCTGATGTTCTCAAACGCCGCGGCAGTTTGTCGTAGCACAGCCAAGCCCGGGCTTACCTTGTCACAAGCTGCCCAGGAGATGGAAGAAGCGAATCGCGCAAACAAGAGAAAGTACAGTGAAGTGACGCTGTTAACCGGAGAGGAGGACGAAACGAACGTTTTACAAATCAACTGCAAACTTTTTGCTTTTGATAAA GCAACAAGTAGTTATCAGGAGCGGGGTCGAGGCTCTCTGCGCCTGAACGACAAGGACGAGGAGTCGCGGCTGGTGGGCCGTGCCGCAGGCACCCAGAGGCTGGTACTCAATACAAAGGTGTGGCCGGGCATGACGGTCGAGCGGGCAGGGCCAAAATCGCTGCGGCTCACTGCCATGGATGTCCAGGGTGATATCAGGATCTTTGTAGTGCAGGCCGCGCAGAAGGAAGTCGAGCAGCTGCATAATCTACTGATGCAGCGGTTGAAGCGTGCACAAGATCGACAACCCAAGAAGGTGGCCGCTGAGCCTCACTGA
- the LOC100123960 gene encoding ran-binding protein 3 isoform X2 gives MMASYSFVLLALCCTPGQPAVPITKSKSPTVCSHSPVGANMADCKESNEASKDPEPPVTMKFDSPEESSDNSANDEAEKPVTEKDSDNSSSSSSMTNSTSLSERQSSEANSKKNPTSFPGMVPKSFGRDHWSPDLYSGSSKPKSALLRPSQLNAVTTNSSSTTTKSVLKPAKFQNPFTKVTDIDDVESASSTQNTKDQDTSKDSDKEEKDKQSDEQKEDKEKEAPKFLALNKTKETKENENILNSTMAASASTPSFVFGQNLKERVAVAHDADSSDGSEKEEPKEEPANENGSSELMFSNAAAVCRSTAKPGLTLSQAAQEMEEANRANKRKYSEVTLLTGEEDETNVLQINCKLFAFDKATSSYQERGRGSLRLNDKDEESRLVGRAAGTQRLVLNTKVWPGMTVERAGPKSLRLTAMDVQGDIRIFVVQAAQKEVEQLHNLLMQRLKRAQDRQPKKVAAEPH, from the exons ATGATGGCGTCCTATTCG TTTGTACTGCTGGCGCTGTGCTGCACTCCCGGCCAACCAGCCGTGCCTATAACAAAATCCAAATCACCCACAGTGTGCAGCCACAGTCCTGTAGGCGCAAACATGGCGGACTGCAAGG AGAGCAACGAGGCATCCAAGGATCCCGAGCCGCCGGTCACCATGAAGTTCGACAGCCCCGAGGAGTCCAGTGACAACTCTGCCAACG ATGAAGCAGAGAAGCCAGTCACCGAGAAAGATTCTGACAACTCCTCTTCATCCAGCAGCATGACTAACAGTACTTCGCTTTCGGAACGACAGAGCAGCGAAGCAAATTCCAAAAAAA ATCCTACTTCATTTCCAGGAATGGTGCCAAAATCGTTTGGAAGGGACCATTGGTCTCCAGATTTGTACAGTGGCAGCAGCAAGCCAAAATCGGCATTGCTAAGGCCATCTCAACTTAATGCTGTGACTACTAATTCATCCAGCACCACAACCAAAAGTGTTCTGAAGCCAGCAAAATTCCAAAACCCGTTCACAAAGGTAACTGATATCGATGATGTCGAGTCAGCTTCCTCCACACAGAACACCAAGGACCAAGATACCTCGAAAGACAGTGACAAAGAGGAAAAAGACAAGCAGAGCGACGAACAGAAGGAGGATAAAGAAAAGGAAGCACCCAAATTCCTAGCGCTAAACAAGACAAAGGAGACCAAGGAGAACGAGAACATTTTGAACAGCACGATGGCGGCGAGTGCATCGACGCCAAGCTTTGTATTCGGACAGAATCTAAAGGAACGCGTTGCGGTGGCTCACGATGCCGACAGCTCCGATGGTTCTGAAAAAGAAGAGCCCAAGGAAGAGCCGGCTAACGAAAATGGTTCTTCAGAGCTGATGTTCTCAAACGCCGCGGCAGTTTGTCGTAGCACAGCCAAGCCCGGGCTTACCTTGTCACAAGCTGCCCAGGAGATGGAAGAAGCGAATCGCGCAAACAAGAGAAAGTACAGTGAAGTGACGCTGTTAACCGGAGAGGAGGACGAAACGAACGTTTTACAAATCAACTGCAAACTTTTTGCTTTTGATAAA GCAACAAGTAGTTATCAGGAGCGGGGTCGAGGCTCTCTGCGCCTGAACGACAAGGACGAGGAGTCGCGGCTGGTGGGCCGTGCCGCAGGCACCCAGAGGCTGGTACTCAATACAAAGGTGTGGCCGGGCATGACGGTCGAGCGGGCAGGGCCAAAATCGCTGCGGCTCACTGCCATGGATGTCCAGGGTGATATCAGGATCTTTGTAGTGCAGGCCGCGCAGAAGGAAGTCGAGCAGCTGCATAATCTACTGATGCAGCGGTTGAAGCGTGCACAAGATCGACAACCCAAGAAGGTGGCCGCTGAGCCTCACTGA
- the LOC100123960 gene encoding ran-binding protein 3 isoform X4, with protein sequence MMASYSFVLLALCCTPGQPAVPITKSKSPTVCSHSPVGANMADCKESNEASKDPEPPVTMKFDSPEESSDNSANDEAEKPVTEKDSDNSSSSSSMTNSTSLSERQSSEANSKKRMVPKSFGRDHWSPDLYSGSSKPKSALLRPSQLNAVTTNSSSTTTKSVLKPAKFQNPFTKVTDIDDVESASSTQNTKDQDTSKDSDKEEKDKQSDEQKEDKEKEAPKFLALNKTKETKENENILNSTMAASASTPSFVFGQNLKERVAVAHDADSSDGSEKEEPKEEPANENGSSELMFSNAAAVCRSTAKPGLTLSQAAQEMEEANRANKRKYSEVTLLTGEEDETNVLQINCKLFAFDKATSSYQERGRGSLRLNDKDEESRLVGRAAGTQRLVLNTKVWPGMTVERAGPKSLRLTAMDVQGDIRIFVVQAAQKEVEQLHNLLMQRLKRAQDRQPKKVAAEPH encoded by the exons ATGATGGCGTCCTATTCG TTTGTACTGCTGGCGCTGTGCTGCACTCCCGGCCAACCAGCCGTGCCTATAACAAAATCCAAATCACCCACAGTGTGCAGCCACAGTCCTGTAGGCGCAAACATGGCGGACTGCAAGG AGAGCAACGAGGCATCCAAGGATCCCGAGCCGCCGGTCACCATGAAGTTCGACAGCCCCGAGGAGTCCAGTGACAACTCTGCCAACG ATGAAGCAGAGAAGCCAGTCACCGAGAAAGATTCTGACAACTCCTCTTCATCCAGCAGCATGACTAACAGTACTTCGCTTTCGGAACGACAGAGCAGCGAAGCAAATTCCAAAAAAA GAATGGTGCCAAAATCGTTTGGAAGGGACCATTGGTCTCCAGATTTGTACAGTGGCAGCAGCAAGCCAAAATCGGCATTGCTAAGGCCATCTCAACTTAATGCTGTGACTACTAATTCATCCAGCACCACAACCAAAAGTGTTCTGAAGCCAGCAAAATTCCAAAACCCGTTCACAAAGGTAACTGATATCGATGATGTCGAGTCAGCTTCCTCCACACAGAACACCAAGGACCAAGATACCTCGAAAGACAGTGACAAAGAGGAAAAAGACAAGCAGAGCGACGAACAGAAGGAGGATAAAGAAAAGGAAGCACCCAAATTCCTAGCGCTAAACAAGACAAAGGAGACCAAGGAGAACGAGAACATTTTGAACAGCACGATGGCGGCGAGTGCATCGACGCCAAGCTTTGTATTCGGACAGAATCTAAAGGAACGCGTTGCGGTGGCTCACGATGCCGACAGCTCCGATGGTTCTGAAAAAGAAGAGCCCAAGGAAGAGCCGGCTAACGAAAATGGTTCTTCAGAGCTGATGTTCTCAAACGCCGCGGCAGTTTGTCGTAGCACAGCCAAGCCCGGGCTTACCTTGTCACAAGCTGCCCAGGAGATGGAAGAAGCGAATCGCGCAAACAAGAGAAAGTACAGTGAAGTGACGCTGTTAACCGGAGAGGAGGACGAAACGAACGTTTTACAAATCAACTGCAAACTTTTTGCTTTTGATAAA GCAACAAGTAGTTATCAGGAGCGGGGTCGAGGCTCTCTGCGCCTGAACGACAAGGACGAGGAGTCGCGGCTGGTGGGCCGTGCCGCAGGCACCCAGAGGCTGGTACTCAATACAAAGGTGTGGCCGGGCATGACGGTCGAGCGGGCAGGGCCAAAATCGCTGCGGCTCACTGCCATGGATGTCCAGGGTGATATCAGGATCTTTGTAGTGCAGGCCGCGCAGAAGGAAGTCGAGCAGCTGCATAATCTACTGATGCAGCGGTTGAAGCGTGCACAAGATCGACAACCCAAGAAGGTGGCCGCTGAGCCTCACTGA
- the LOC100123960 gene encoding ran-binding protein 3 isoform X5: MADCKESNEASKDPEPPVTMKFDSPEESSDNSANDEAEKPVTEKDSDNSSSSSSMTNSTSLSERQSSEANSKKNPTSFPGMVPKSFGRDHWSPDLYSGSSKPKSALLRPSQLNAVTTNSSSTTTKSVLKPAKFQNPFTKVTDIDDVESASSTQNTKDQDTSKDSDKEEKDKQSDEQKEDKEKEAPKFLALNKTKETKENENILNSTMAASASTPSFVFGQNLKERVAVAHDADSSDGSEKEEPKEEPANENGSSELMFSNAAAVCRSTAKPGLTLSQAAQEMEEANRANKRKYSEVTLLTGEEDETNVLQINCKLFAFDKATSSYQERGRGSLRLNDKDEESRLVGRAAGTQRLVLNTKVWPGMTVERAGPKSLRLTAMDVQGDIRIFVVQAAQKEVEQLHNLLMQRLKRAQDRQPKKVAAEPH; the protein is encoded by the exons ATGGCGGACTGCAAGG AGAGCAACGAGGCATCCAAGGATCCCGAGCCGCCGGTCACCATGAAGTTCGACAGCCCCGAGGAGTCCAGTGACAACTCTGCCAACG ATGAAGCAGAGAAGCCAGTCACCGAGAAAGATTCTGACAACTCCTCTTCATCCAGCAGCATGACTAACAGTACTTCGCTTTCGGAACGACAGAGCAGCGAAGCAAATTCCAAAAAAA ATCCTACTTCATTTCCAGGAATGGTGCCAAAATCGTTTGGAAGGGACCATTGGTCTCCAGATTTGTACAGTGGCAGCAGCAAGCCAAAATCGGCATTGCTAAGGCCATCTCAACTTAATGCTGTGACTACTAATTCATCCAGCACCACAACCAAAAGTGTTCTGAAGCCAGCAAAATTCCAAAACCCGTTCACAAAGGTAACTGATATCGATGATGTCGAGTCAGCTTCCTCCACACAGAACACCAAGGACCAAGATACCTCGAAAGACAGTGACAAAGAGGAAAAAGACAAGCAGAGCGACGAACAGAAGGAGGATAAAGAAAAGGAAGCACCCAAATTCCTAGCGCTAAACAAGACAAAGGAGACCAAGGAGAACGAGAACATTTTGAACAGCACGATGGCGGCGAGTGCATCGACGCCAAGCTTTGTATTCGGACAGAATCTAAAGGAACGCGTTGCGGTGGCTCACGATGCCGACAGCTCCGATGGTTCTGAAAAAGAAGAGCCCAAGGAAGAGCCGGCTAACGAAAATGGTTCTTCAGAGCTGATGTTCTCAAACGCCGCGGCAGTTTGTCGTAGCACAGCCAAGCCCGGGCTTACCTTGTCACAAGCTGCCCAGGAGATGGAAGAAGCGAATCGCGCAAACAAGAGAAAGTACAGTGAAGTGACGCTGTTAACCGGAGAGGAGGACGAAACGAACGTTTTACAAATCAACTGCAAACTTTTTGCTTTTGATAAA GCAACAAGTAGTTATCAGGAGCGGGGTCGAGGCTCTCTGCGCCTGAACGACAAGGACGAGGAGTCGCGGCTGGTGGGCCGTGCCGCAGGCACCCAGAGGCTGGTACTCAATACAAAGGTGTGGCCGGGCATGACGGTCGAGCGGGCAGGGCCAAAATCGCTGCGGCTCACTGCCATGGATGTCCAGGGTGATATCAGGATCTTTGTAGTGCAGGCCGCGCAGAAGGAAGTCGAGCAGCTGCATAATCTACTGATGCAGCGGTTGAAGCGTGCACAAGATCGACAACCCAAGAAGGTGGCCGCTGAGCCTCACTGA
- the LOC100123960 gene encoding ran-binding protein 3 isoform X8: MKFDSPEESSDNSANDEAEKPVTEKDSDNSSSSSSMTNSTSLSERQSSEANSKKRMVPKSFGRDHWSPDLYSGSSKPKSALLRPSQLNAVTTNSSSTTTKSVLKPAKFQNPFTKVTDIDDVESASSTQNTKDQDTSKDSDKEEKDKQSDEQKEDKEKEAPKFLALNKTKETKENENILNSTMAASASTPSFVFGQNLKERVAVAHDADSSDGSEKEEPKEEPANENGSSELMFSNAAAVCRSTAKPGLTLSQAAQEMEEANRANKRKYSEVTLLTGEEDETNVLQINCKLFAFDKATSSYQERGRGSLRLNDKDEESRLVGRAAGTQRLVLNTKVWPGMTVERAGPKSLRLTAMDVQGDIRIFVVQAAQKEVEQLHNLLMQRLKRAQDRQPKKVAAEPH, translated from the exons ATGAAGTTCGACAGCCCCGAGGAGTCCAGTGACAACTCTGCCAACG ATGAAGCAGAGAAGCCAGTCACCGAGAAAGATTCTGACAACTCCTCTTCATCCAGCAGCATGACTAACAGTACTTCGCTTTCGGAACGACAGAGCAGCGAAGCAAATTCCAAAAAAA GAATGGTGCCAAAATCGTTTGGAAGGGACCATTGGTCTCCAGATTTGTACAGTGGCAGCAGCAAGCCAAAATCGGCATTGCTAAGGCCATCTCAACTTAATGCTGTGACTACTAATTCATCCAGCACCACAACCAAAAGTGTTCTGAAGCCAGCAAAATTCCAAAACCCGTTCACAAAGGTAACTGATATCGATGATGTCGAGTCAGCTTCCTCCACACAGAACACCAAGGACCAAGATACCTCGAAAGACAGTGACAAAGAGGAAAAAGACAAGCAGAGCGACGAACAGAAGGAGGATAAAGAAAAGGAAGCACCCAAATTCCTAGCGCTAAACAAGACAAAGGAGACCAAGGAGAACGAGAACATTTTGAACAGCACGATGGCGGCGAGTGCATCGACGCCAAGCTTTGTATTCGGACAGAATCTAAAGGAACGCGTTGCGGTGGCTCACGATGCCGACAGCTCCGATGGTTCTGAAAAAGAAGAGCCCAAGGAAGAGCCGGCTAACGAAAATGGTTCTTCAGAGCTGATGTTCTCAAACGCCGCGGCAGTTTGTCGTAGCACAGCCAAGCCCGGGCTTACCTTGTCACAAGCTGCCCAGGAGATGGAAGAAGCGAATCGCGCAAACAAGAGAAAGTACAGTGAAGTGACGCTGTTAACCGGAGAGGAGGACGAAACGAACGTTTTACAAATCAACTGCAAACTTTTTGCTTTTGATAAA GCAACAAGTAGTTATCAGGAGCGGGGTCGAGGCTCTCTGCGCCTGAACGACAAGGACGAGGAGTCGCGGCTGGTGGGCCGTGCCGCAGGCACCCAGAGGCTGGTACTCAATACAAAGGTGTGGCCGGGCATGACGGTCGAGCGGGCAGGGCCAAAATCGCTGCGGCTCACTGCCATGGATGTCCAGGGTGATATCAGGATCTTTGTAGTGCAGGCCGCGCAGAAGGAAGTCGAGCAGCTGCATAATCTACTGATGCAGCGGTTGAAGCGTGCACAAGATCGACAACCCAAGAAGGTGGCCGCTGAGCCTCACTGA
- the LOC100123960 gene encoding ran-binding protein 3 isoform X7, translating to MKFDSPEESSDNSANDEAEKPVTEKDSDNSSSSSSMTNSTSLSERQSSEANSKKNPTSFPGMVPKSFGRDHWSPDLYSGSSKPKSALLRPSQLNAVTTNSSSTTTKSVLKPAKFQNPFTKVTDIDDVESASSTQNTKDQDTSKDSDKEEKDKQSDEQKEDKEKEAPKFLALNKTKETKENENILNSTMAASASTPSFVFGQNLKERVAVAHDADSSDGSEKEEPKEEPANENGSSELMFSNAAAVCRSTAKPGLTLSQAAQEMEEANRANKRKYSEVTLLTGEEDETNVLQINCKLFAFDKATSSYQERGRGSLRLNDKDEESRLVGRAAGTQRLVLNTKVWPGMTVERAGPKSLRLTAMDVQGDIRIFVVQAAQKEVEQLHNLLMQRLKRAQDRQPKKVAAEPH from the exons ATGAAGTTCGACAGCCCCGAGGAGTCCAGTGACAACTCTGCCAACG ATGAAGCAGAGAAGCCAGTCACCGAGAAAGATTCTGACAACTCCTCTTCATCCAGCAGCATGACTAACAGTACTTCGCTTTCGGAACGACAGAGCAGCGAAGCAAATTCCAAAAAAA ATCCTACTTCATTTCCAGGAATGGTGCCAAAATCGTTTGGAAGGGACCATTGGTCTCCAGATTTGTACAGTGGCAGCAGCAAGCCAAAATCGGCATTGCTAAGGCCATCTCAACTTAATGCTGTGACTACTAATTCATCCAGCACCACAACCAAAAGTGTTCTGAAGCCAGCAAAATTCCAAAACCCGTTCACAAAGGTAACTGATATCGATGATGTCGAGTCAGCTTCCTCCACACAGAACACCAAGGACCAAGATACCTCGAAAGACAGTGACAAAGAGGAAAAAGACAAGCAGAGCGACGAACAGAAGGAGGATAAAGAAAAGGAAGCACCCAAATTCCTAGCGCTAAACAAGACAAAGGAGACCAAGGAGAACGAGAACATTTTGAACAGCACGATGGCGGCGAGTGCATCGACGCCAAGCTTTGTATTCGGACAGAATCTAAAGGAACGCGTTGCGGTGGCTCACGATGCCGACAGCTCCGATGGTTCTGAAAAAGAAGAGCCCAAGGAAGAGCCGGCTAACGAAAATGGTTCTTCAGAGCTGATGTTCTCAAACGCCGCGGCAGTTTGTCGTAGCACAGCCAAGCCCGGGCTTACCTTGTCACAAGCTGCCCAGGAGATGGAAGAAGCGAATCGCGCAAACAAGAGAAAGTACAGTGAAGTGACGCTGTTAACCGGAGAGGAGGACGAAACGAACGTTTTACAAATCAACTGCAAACTTTTTGCTTTTGATAAA GCAACAAGTAGTTATCAGGAGCGGGGTCGAGGCTCTCTGCGCCTGAACGACAAGGACGAGGAGTCGCGGCTGGTGGGCCGTGCCGCAGGCACCCAGAGGCTGGTACTCAATACAAAGGTGTGGCCGGGCATGACGGTCGAGCGGGCAGGGCCAAAATCGCTGCGGCTCACTGCCATGGATGTCCAGGGTGATATCAGGATCTTTGTAGTGCAGGCCGCGCAGAAGGAAGTCGAGCAGCTGCATAATCTACTGATGCAGCGGTTGAAGCGTGCACAAGATCGACAACCCAAGAAGGTGGCCGCTGAGCCTCACTGA